Proteins from a single region of Desulfobacter postgatei 2ac9:
- the trbJ gene encoding P-type conjugative transfer protein TrbJ, with protein sequence MKNKIQTTIALLSVIAFVNVSLAGIPVTCVNCSTNFTQALEYIKDIEQLAEAVKQYEQLVQQTENAITNTMNLPGNLLPNLQSQIRAAVANVNRLNSYKADMGALLTIFTDTWPELRNLKIDDILMQDRIQMQLDQFSKASEKIDNVLQSNFQLSGQQLQDLQDSGDFDDYLNDLLSSKTGRQQAIEAGNQINALTVHELRQTRALLSNYVQAQTAALAQEHNAAKLKDADLQQEMKIGVDRTDAVIIP encoded by the coding sequence ATGAAAAACAAAATCCAAACCACAATCGCTTTATTGTCCGTTATTGCCTTTGTCAATGTGTCTCTGGCCGGGATACCCGTTACTTGTGTGAATTGTTCAACGAATTTCACCCAGGCCCTGGAATATATAAAAGATATTGAACAGTTGGCAGAAGCAGTCAAACAATACGAACAACTCGTTCAACAAACAGAAAACGCCATCACCAATACCATGAACCTGCCCGGCAACCTGCTTCCCAACCTTCAATCTCAAATCAGGGCAGCTGTTGCCAATGTGAACCGTCTGAACTCTTACAAGGCTGATATGGGAGCGCTGCTGACAATTTTTACTGACACCTGGCCTGAATTACGGAACTTAAAAATTGATGACATATTGATGCAGGATCGTATTCAAATGCAGTTAGATCAGTTTTCAAAGGCCTCTGAGAAAATTGACAATGTTTTACAGTCTAATTTCCAGCTTAGCGGCCAGCAGTTACAAGACCTGCAGGATTCAGGGGATTTTGATGACTACTTGAACGATCTTCTTTCAAGCAAAACCGGCAGACAGCAGGCAATTGAAGCCGGCAACCAGATCAACGCCCTCACCGTCCATGAATTGAGACAGACAAGGGCATTGTTGTCTAATTATGTTCAGGCTCAGACTGCCGCTTTGGCTCAAGAACACAATGCTGCAAAGTTGAAGGATGCTGATTTGCAGCAGGAAATGAAAATTGGAGTAGACCGAACAGATGCAGTTATCATTCCATAA
- the trbL gene encoding P-type conjugative transfer protein TrbL — protein sequence MADINQTVIEKIIQGYKDVGSTWGDNVKTHALWLLKWLLVIQLVVMAVKLGFKQSTLQDVVEDLVMTAIFGGIFWALIIKGQAWGVDLIQGMLKMAQDVAGGGSPPGEAFFAKVFTDALKVADNMMYSWNPMLVPAICLCSICSAVCGAFIYGMYLVILCESYISFNLGIFILGFGGMRYTRGFATGFLKYTLSVGLKLFVIRCLLYILGSFLADMVLFTFKSFTETLVITACFFILAFLIKVLPDTIAKMVTLHSGSSAGAMTGAMAAGAGMAAGAASMGVGAAAGAASGGMAGAFSGARGGALSALEKIAEAVKPKEEKNND from the coding sequence ATGGCTGATATTAATCAGACAGTTATCGAAAAAATCATACAAGGATACAAAGACGTAGGTTCTACCTGGGGCGACAACGTCAAAACCCACGCTTTATGGTTACTGAAATGGCTTCTCGTTATCCAGCTTGTTGTAATGGCCGTAAAGCTGGGGTTCAAACAATCCACACTACAAGACGTTGTAGAAGACCTTGTCATGACGGCAATTTTTGGCGGTATCTTTTGGGCTCTCATCATAAAAGGTCAGGCCTGGGGTGTTGATTTAATTCAAGGTATGCTGAAAATGGCTCAGGATGTTGCGGGCGGCGGTTCGCCGCCTGGTGAGGCGTTCTTTGCAAAAGTCTTCACCGATGCCCTCAAGGTCGCAGATAACATGATGTATTCCTGGAATCCTATGTTAGTTCCAGCCATCTGCCTGTGTTCAATCTGCAGTGCCGTATGTGGTGCTTTTATCTACGGCATGTATTTGGTGATTCTCTGTGAATCCTACATATCCTTTAATCTTGGCATTTTTATTTTAGGCTTTGGCGGTATGAGATACACCAGAGGCTTTGCCACAGGTTTTTTAAAATACACCCTCAGTGTCGGCCTTAAATTATTCGTAATCCGTTGCCTGCTATATATCCTGGGCTCATTCCTGGCAGATATGGTGTTATTCACCTTTAAAAGTTTTACAGAAACCCTTGTTATCACAGCCTGTTTCTTCATTCTGGCGTTTCTCATTAAAGTATTGCCCGACACAATAGCCAAAATGGTCACACTGCACAGCGGCAGCAGTGCCGGAGCCATGACCGGAGCCATGGCGGCAGGCGCAGGTATGGCTGCGGGTGCGGCCTCCATGGGCGTCGGTGCCGCTGCCGGCGCTGCCAGCGGCGGCATGGCCGGGGCATTCAGCGGTGCCAGGGGCGGCGCATTGAGTGCCCTGGAAAAAATAGCCGAAGCAGTAAAACCCAAAGAGGAAAAGAATAATGATTAA